The proteins below are encoded in one region of Aequorivita iocasae:
- a CDS encoding CusA/CzcA family heavy metal efflux RND transporter — protein MINKIISFSINNKFIIGLFIVALVGTGIWSMATINLGSVPDITNNQVQVITTAPNLGTEDIEQFVTYPVELAMANLPDVIELRSVSRFGLSVVTIVFKDEAGTYLPRQLVQEKLAEVNEEIPEGFGKPFMAPITTGLGEIFQYTLKVKDGYEDKYDAMELRTIQDWIVKRQMALVPGVVEVNAFGGFVKQYEVALNPDKLKSFGITMNQVFEALKMNNANTGGAYIEKNHQANFIRGEGLARSIEDLENTVVTSQNGSPVLVRDVAEKVGYGSQVRYGAFTQDGHESVGGQILMLKGQSPGNVVENVEIRIKEIQKSLPEGVYIEPFLSRSDLIDRTTSTVEKNLIEGSLIVIFVLVLLLGSFRGGLITASVIPLSLLFAFILMKQFGVWANLMSLGAIDFGIIVDGAVIIVEGMVFHIHQRMKKTTTAIGQAEMDEIAYESASTMMNSAFFGQLIILIVFTPILFLTGVEGKMFRPMAFTFGFAVLGAIILCLTYVPMISTMFLKPAKNQNGWFAKFENRIDRFSDRIMSGLNRAYVPLLNFALRFKTVVVIGAVTLLLIAGFIFSNMGGEFIPKFDEGDIAFQALIKPGSSLTESIEASKKLQNLINEFPEVKTVVSRIGVAEIPTDPMPMDIADSYIILEKNKSKWTSADSKEELIEKIQEKISVVPGVNFVFTQPVELRFNELLTGVREDVAIKLYGEDLEVLADKVQEIAAVIRTVPGAADLNVEATSGLPQMTVEYNRAKMAQYGVTVDKLNDYVSAAFAGEKASVIFEGEKRFDVVIRLAKEFRQDINSLKNLYIDLPSGAQVPLNQVADISYKSGPMQISRDNTSRRISVGVNVRGRDVKTMVEEIQQKLEKEVELPAGYYVTYGGSFENLQRATDRLMIVVPIALALIFILLYFALSSFSQSLMIYMAVPLAAIGGVFALWIRGMPFSISAGVGFIVLFGVAVLNGLVLINKFNELKESGMTNLKDRIYEATHERLRPILLTATAAIMGFIPMAVSTSGGAEVQRPLATVVIGGLITATFLTLVVIPVLYYWLESRKEKKENGGDVSYINKTTTVVTILLLLGGVISSGSAFAQDKNIGDETPVTITLDDAIEMAKHNYPSLKESQAFIQREQAMKGTSFDLGSTQVFTGKEEYGNNLPGIQTTIGVQQGNIDLLSGFSKSKFYKERIALGEKFYVLNEQQLVKNVMQAYDQINYYKAQLHFAEQLDSVYVNFKTAAQLRYDTGETGKLEFIAASSEYQQIQVLKQQAYDDIEIAKRALKQYLGMDKAIETSTVPYEPMEFMTVLDSVSVANNPMLQYSQQNAEVSKANVSVEKSEFFPKFSFSYGRQVVDDVSGFNTYQAGINIPLWFFPQKARVKAAKADALVAESQYLEQKATTESKVSQLLKSLEKTQKTLRYYEEGALLLAEEQIATAQLASKEGEIEYINYITILNSAIKIKQNHLQYINQYNQQAIEVQYQLGNL, from the coding sequence ATGATTAACAAAATCATTTCATTTTCCATTAATAACAAGTTTATTATTGGATTATTCATTGTGGCACTTGTAGGCACAGGGATTTGGTCTATGGCCACTATAAATCTGGGTTCTGTACCCGATATTACCAACAACCAAGTACAGGTAATTACCACTGCCCCCAATTTGGGAACGGAAGATATTGAGCAGTTTGTTACCTACCCTGTAGAATTGGCAATGGCCAATCTTCCAGATGTCATTGAACTGCGTTCGGTATCACGTTTTGGTCTTTCCGTGGTAACCATTGTCTTTAAGGATGAAGCTGGAACATATTTGCCACGGCAATTAGTTCAGGAAAAGCTTGCCGAGGTAAACGAGGAGATACCCGAAGGCTTCGGAAAACCCTTTATGGCACCCATTACTACAGGTCTGGGCGAAATATTTCAATACACCTTAAAAGTAAAAGATGGGTACGAAGATAAATATGATGCAATGGAGCTTCGTACCATCCAAGATTGGATTGTAAAGCGACAGATGGCATTAGTACCTGGAGTTGTAGAGGTCAACGCGTTTGGAGGTTTTGTAAAGCAGTACGAAGTCGCTTTAAATCCTGATAAACTTAAAAGTTTTGGCATTACAATGAACCAAGTCTTTGAGGCTTTAAAAATGAACAATGCCAACACAGGCGGTGCATATATAGAAAAAAACCACCAAGCCAATTTTATCCGTGGCGAAGGCTTGGCACGAAGTATTGAGGACTTGGAAAATACCGTTGTAACCTCACAAAATGGAAGTCCGGTTTTGGTAAGGGATGTCGCAGAAAAAGTGGGCTACGGAAGCCAAGTACGTTACGGTGCATTTACCCAAGACGGTCACGAATCAGTAGGTGGTCAAATCTTGATGCTGAAAGGACAAAGTCCCGGAAATGTTGTTGAAAATGTTGAAATTCGTATTAAGGAAATTCAAAAGTCCCTGCCCGAAGGTGTCTATATCGAGCCATTTTTAAGCAGAAGTGACCTCATTGACCGAACCACAAGCACGGTCGAGAAAAACTTAATTGAAGGTTCACTGATTGTGATTTTTGTTTTGGTGCTATTATTAGGAAGCTTCCGTGGCGGATTAATTACAGCTTCGGTAATCCCTTTATCCCTTCTCTTCGCATTTATTTTAATGAAACAATTTGGCGTATGGGCAAATTTAATGTCCTTGGGTGCAATCGACTTTGGAATTATCGTGGATGGAGCGGTAATCATTGTTGAAGGAATGGTGTTCCATATCCATCAACGGATGAAAAAAACCACAACTGCCATAGGTCAGGCGGAAATGGATGAAATTGCCTATGAATCTGCAAGTACGATGATGAATTCGGCATTTTTCGGACAGCTTATTATTCTTATCGTCTTTACACCGATTCTCTTTTTGACTGGCGTGGAAGGCAAAATGTTTCGTCCAATGGCTTTTACCTTCGGTTTTGCAGTTTTAGGAGCGATTATCCTTTGTCTTACGTATGTGCCAATGATTTCGACGATGTTCCTAAAGCCTGCAAAAAACCAAAACGGTTGGTTTGCAAAATTTGAAAATAGAATTGATAGGTTCAGCGATAGAATAATGTCAGGTTTGAACAGAGCGTATGTGCCATTGCTCAATTTTGCACTTCGTTTTAAGACTGTTGTCGTTATAGGCGCAGTTACCCTGCTATTAATTGCGGGATTTATCTTCAGCAATATGGGTGGCGAATTTATACCAAAATTTGATGAAGGCGATATAGCATTTCAAGCGTTAATTAAACCCGGCAGCAGTCTTACAGAGTCCATCGAAGCTTCAAAAAAACTTCAAAATTTAATCAATGAATTTCCAGAGGTAAAAACGGTAGTTTCAAGGATTGGTGTGGCTGAAATACCAACAGACCCGATGCCTATGGACATTGCGGATAGCTACATTATACTTGAAAAGAATAAAAGCAAATGGACTTCCGCCGATAGTAAAGAAGAACTCATAGAAAAAATACAGGAAAAAATTTCAGTTGTTCCCGGTGTAAATTTCGTGTTTACCCAACCCGTAGAACTTCGTTTTAATGAATTGCTTACAGGGGTTCGTGAGGACGTGGCAATCAAATTGTACGGAGAGGATTTGGAAGTGTTGGCAGACAAGGTACAGGAAATCGCTGCGGTCATTAGAACCGTACCCGGAGCGGCTGACCTTAATGTGGAAGCTACAAGCGGTTTACCTCAAATGACGGTGGAATACAATCGCGCAAAAATGGCCCAATATGGTGTAACAGTTGACAAGCTGAACGATTATGTAAGTGCCGCATTTGCGGGCGAAAAGGCAAGCGTCATTTTTGAAGGCGAAAAAAGGTTCGATGTGGTCATTCGGTTAGCAAAAGAATTTAGACAGGACATTAACAGCCTTAAAAACCTGTACATCGATTTGCCAAGTGGCGCACAAGTACCGCTTAACCAAGTGGCAGACATCAGTTATAAATCTGGTCCGATGCAAATTTCAAGGGATAACACGTCTCGTCGCATTTCGGTTGGCGTCAATGTCCGTGGGCGGGATGTCAAAACTATGGTCGAGGAAATTCAGCAGAAACTTGAAAAGGAAGTAGAATTGCCAGCAGGCTATTACGTAACCTATGGCGGCTCATTTGAGAATTTACAAAGGGCAACTGACCGTTTAATGATTGTAGTTCCCATTGCACTTGCCCTGATTTTTATATTGCTCTACTTCGCATTGAGCTCATTTTCGCAATCACTAATGATTTATATGGCAGTGCCTTTGGCCGCTATTGGTGGTGTATTTGCGCTTTGGATTAGGGGAATGCCATTCAGTATTTCGGCAGGCGTTGGTTTTATTGTGCTGTTCGGAGTTGCGGTTTTAAACGGACTTGTACTTATAAACAAATTTAATGAATTAAAAGAAAGTGGAATGACTAATTTAAAAGACAGAATTTACGAAGCTACCCACGAGCGTTTACGTCCAATTTTGCTGACGGCAACCGCAGCCATTATGGGCTTTATCCCGATGGCGGTTTCTACCTCGGGTGGTGCAGAAGTACAACGACCTTTGGCAACAGTGGTTATTGGTGGTTTGATTACGGCAACTTTTTTGACCCTTGTTGTGATTCCAGTATTGTACTATTGGCTGGAATCCCGAAAAGAAAAGAAAGAAAATGGTGGGGACGTAAGCTATATCAACAAAACAACAACAGTAGTTACCATATTGTTACTATTGGGCGGTGTAATTTCATCAGGTAGTGCTTTTGCACAGGATAAAAACATCGGAGATGAAACCCCTGTTACCATCACTTTGGATGATGCTATTGAAATGGCTAAACATAATTACCCATCCCTTAAAGAGAGCCAAGCTTTTATACAACGGGAGCAGGCAATGAAAGGCACCAGTTTTGACCTTGGCAGCACCCAAGTTTTTACTGGAAAGGAAGAATACGGAAATAATCTTCCGGGAATTCAAACAACCATCGGCGTACAGCAGGGAAATATTGATTTGCTTTCTGGTTTTTCAAAATCAAAGTTTTATAAAGAACGCATTGCTCTGGGCGAAAAATTCTATGTGCTAAATGAACAGCAATTGGTAAAAAATGTAATGCAGGCTTATGACCAGATAAACTATTACAAGGCACAATTGCATTTTGCGGAACAATTGGACAGTGTGTACGTCAATTTTAAAACGGCCGCACAATTGAGATACGATACGGGAGAAACGGGCAAATTGGAATTTATCGCTGCATCTTCCGAATACCAACAGATTCAAGTATTAAAACAACAGGCTTATGACGATATAGAGATTGCCAAGCGGGCTCTAAAACAATATTTGGGTATGGACAAAGCCATTGAGACTTCAACCGTTCCCTATGAACCGATGGAATTTATGACGGTGCTGGATTCTGTTTCAGTGGCGAACAATCCAATGTTACAATATTCCCAACAAAATGCCGAAGTGAGCAAAGCTAATGTAAGCGTTGAGAAATCGGAGTTTTTTCCCAAATTCAGTTTTTCCTATGGAAGACAGGTGGTGGACGATGTTTCCGGTTTCAATACCTATCAGGCAGGTATCAATATTCCACTTTGGTTTTTTCCGCAGAAAGCAAGGGTAAAGGCGGCCAAGGCAGATGCACTGGTAGCAGAAAGCCAATATTTGGAGCAAAAGGCAACTACCGAAAGCAAAGTTTCGCAACTGCTCAAATCCCTTGAAAAAACACAGAAGACATTGCGATATTATGAAGAAGGTGCATTGCTATTGGCAGAAGAACAGATAGCCACGGCACAATTGGCATCCAAGGAAGGCGAAATAGAATATATAAACTATATCACTATTCTCAACAGTGCCATCAAGATAAAGCAAAATCATTTGCAATACATCAACCAATATAACCAACAGGCCATTGAGGTACAATACCAATTGGGCAATCTATAA
- a CDS encoding efflux RND transporter periplasmic adaptor subunit, with amino-acid sequence MKKYIIYIAILIIGLVLGYVFFGRSVEGSANTKNVSDMTENSTLKNQMWTCSMHPQIMQPEPGDCPICGMDLIPAETGADGLAMNEIKMSDNAMALANIQTTVVGNVSETDNNTLSLSGKIMANEEANAVQASYFEGRIEKLNVNFTGEEVRKGQLLATIYAPTLVAAQQELLTAASMKASQPALYKAVRNKLKLWKLSESQINQIESSGKVRENFPIYATVSGTVSQKMAEEGDYVKQGQPILKVSDLGTVWAMFDAYENQISQLKEGQKIKVTTNAYPNKEFEATVSFIDPTLNTKSRTVAVRATLNNKEDLLKPGMFVSAKVQMSKGTSTQSQITVPATAVLWTGSRSLVYVKTNPNEPIFEMRQVTLGTKNGNVYTILEGLNNGEEVVTNGTFTVDAAAQLQGKKSMMNTSGGKTMTGHEGHLGMQEGSTGENADKANHSEMKERITVSGKFQNQLKQVFKDYILLKDALVNDNAKNAQQAGKQISQSLTKVDMKLLSDEKAHNHWMTIQMEIKASANAIGNSSEIATQRGHFKHLSAHMISSVQLFGVDQEVYIEFCPMADNNKGAYWISLEKEIRNPYYGEAMLTCGEVTETIQ; translated from the coding sequence ATGAAAAAGTACATCATTTACATCGCCATTTTAATTATAGGATTGGTATTGGGCTACGTCTTTTTTGGCCGTTCCGTAGAAGGTTCAGCAAACACTAAAAACGTTTCTGATATGACCGAGAATTCTACATTGAAAAACCAAATGTGGACTTGTTCAATGCATCCACAGATTATGCAACCCGAACCAGGCGACTGCCCTATTTGTGGTATGGATTTGATTCCTGCGGAAACAGGCGCAGACGGACTGGCAATGAACGAAATAAAAATGTCCGATAACGCAATGGCATTGGCAAATATCCAAACCACCGTTGTTGGCAATGTTTCCGAGACTGACAATAACACTTTATCCCTTTCCGGAAAAATAATGGCCAACGAAGAAGCCAATGCGGTACAGGCAAGTTATTTTGAAGGCCGAATCGAAAAGCTGAATGTCAATTTCACGGGAGAGGAAGTTCGCAAAGGGCAATTGTTGGCAACTATTTATGCACCCACACTTGTTGCTGCGCAACAGGAGCTTTTAACAGCAGCATCTATGAAAGCATCGCAACCTGCTTTATACAAGGCGGTTCGCAATAAATTAAAATTATGGAAACTTTCAGAAAGCCAAATCAACCAAATTGAAAGCTCGGGAAAAGTGCGGGAAAATTTCCCCATTTATGCCACAGTTTCAGGTACGGTTTCCCAAAAAATGGCAGAGGAAGGCGACTACGTAAAGCAAGGACAACCCATCTTAAAAGTAAGCGATTTAGGAACGGTTTGGGCAATGTTCGATGCGTATGAAAACCAAATTTCCCAACTTAAGGAAGGTCAAAAAATAAAAGTGACCACCAATGCCTATCCCAATAAGGAATTTGAGGCAACGGTATCTTTTATAGACCCAACGTTGAATACAAAATCCAGAACCGTTGCAGTTCGTGCCACATTGAACAACAAAGAGGATTTGTTGAAACCCGGAATGTTCGTTTCAGCAAAAGTGCAGATGTCAAAAGGAACTTCTACCCAATCCCAGATAACCGTTCCGGCCACTGCTGTTTTATGGACGGGAAGCAGGTCTTTGGTGTATGTAAAAACAAATCCAAACGAACCTATTTTTGAAATGCGCCAAGTAACCTTGGGGACTAAAAACGGCAACGTGTACACCATTTTGGAAGGACTGAACAACGGCGAAGAGGTGGTAACCAACGGAACATTTACCGTGGATGCTGCTGCCCAGTTACAGGGCAAAAAAAGTATGATGAATACATCTGGCGGTAAAACAATGACAGGCCACGAAGGTCATTTGGGTATGCAAGAAGGCAGTACTGGAGAAAATGCAGATAAAGCCAATCATTCAGAAATGAAAGAAAGAATAACGGTTTCAGGCAAATTTCAAAATCAGTTAAAGCAGGTTTTTAAAGACTATATCCTCTTAAAGGACGCCTTGGTTAACGATAATGCCAAAAATGCTCAACAAGCAGGAAAGCAAATAAGCCAGTCTTTAACTAAAGTGGATATGAAGTTGTTATCTGATGAAAAAGCGCATAATCATTGGATGACTATTCAAATGGAGATAAAGGCCTCTGCTAATGCCATTGGTAACAGTTCCGAAATAGCAACACAAAGAGGACATTTCAAGCATCTTTCTGCCCATATGATAAGTAGTGTGCAGCTTTTTGGAGTTGACCAAGAAGTTTACATCGAGTTTTGCCCTATGGCCGATAATAATAAGGGCGCATATTGGATAAGTTTGGAAAAAGAGATAAGAAACCCATACTATGGAGAAGCAATGTTAACCTGTGGTGAAGTAACAGAAACCATACAATAG
- a CDS encoding DUF305 domain-containing protein, whose amino-acid sequence MEHSNQHKSKGNYTKFILMLAASFIAMYITMYLNSYEIDHVYFSLTRFYMACLGIACMAVIMWFFMRKMYQNKKKNIAVLLGSLILFVSAYGLVRAQAPIIGDVLYMKAMIPHHSIAILTSKRADIKDPEVRKLADDIIKAQEKEIAEMKAMIKRLQAAE is encoded by the coding sequence ATGGAACATTCAAATCAGCACAAAAGCAAAGGCAATTACACAAAATTTATTTTGATGCTCGCCGCATCTTTTATCGCAATGTACATCACGATGTATCTGAACAGTTATGAAATAGACCACGTCTATTTCAGTCTAACCCGATTTTATATGGCCTGTTTGGGAATAGCCTGTATGGCCGTGATAATGTGGTTCTTTATGCGCAAAATGTACCAAAATAAGAAGAAGAACATCGCTGTCCTATTGGGTAGTTTGATACTTTTTGTTAGTGCATATGGCTTGGTAAGGGCTCAAGCACCCATTATTGGTGACGTTCTTTATATGAAGGCGATGATTCCACACCATTCTATTGCTATTTTAACGAGTAAAAGAGCAGACATCAAAGACCCTGAAGTACGTAAATTGGCAGATGATATCATTAAAGCACAAGAAAAAGAAATAGCTGAAATGAAAGCAATGATAAAGCGCTTGCAAGCGGCAGAATAA
- a CDS encoding helix-turn-helix domain-containing protein, with the protein MNETIHIKNMVCPRCISAVSNILELLEIQYVSIKLGEVKLLSTLNAKTKNNLSKALQNSGFSLIDDRKSQLIEQMKTLVVEKIHHSNDETDLKWADIISGELNLDYKYLSSLFSSVESITFEQYIINQKIERVKELIVYDELTLSEIAFQLHYSSVAYLSNQFKKITGMSPSQFKKSVEKNRKYLDEI; encoded by the coding sequence ATGAATGAGACTATCCACATAAAAAATATGGTCTGCCCAAGATGTATTTCGGCAGTATCCAATATTTTGGAACTTCTTGAAATACAGTATGTTTCTATAAAATTGGGGGAGGTCAAATTACTTTCAACATTGAATGCCAAAACCAAAAATAATCTTTCCAAAGCTCTTCAAAATTCTGGCTTTAGTTTGATTGACGACCGTAAAAGTCAACTTATTGAGCAAATGAAAACTTTGGTTGTTGAGAAAATACATCATTCCAACGACGAAACCGATTTAAAATGGGCAGATATTATAAGTGGTGAACTTAATTTGGATTACAAATATTTAAGTTCCCTATTCTCATCAGTAGAAAGCATCACATTTGAGCAATATATCATCAACCAAAAAATTGAACGTGTAAAAGAACTCATAGTTTACGATGAATTAACCTTAAGTGAAATAGCTTTTCAACTACATTATAGTAGTGTTGCCTATTTAAGCAATCAGTTTAAGAAAATTACTGGGATGTCACCATCACAGTTTAAGAAATCGGTGGAAAAAAACCGAAAATACTTGGATGAGATTTGA
- a CDS encoding Fur family transcriptional regulator: protein MNEVEKFLEGKKVRPTSMRILIYKYMAQKEIAVALTDIENAFTKSDRTTLYRTLKTFEENGIVHQIDDGTGISKYALCQNGCNCEIEQDLHLHFHCSNCNKTVCLTEHKIPHINLPEGYLAEDVNLVVKGICEKCSGQ from the coding sequence ATGAATGAAGTTGAAAAATTTTTAGAGGGTAAAAAAGTTCGTCCTACCTCAATGCGCATACTTATATACAAGTATATGGCACAAAAAGAAATAGCGGTTGCACTTACAGATATAGAAAATGCTTTCACAAAATCAGATAGGACTACCTTGTACAGAACCCTTAAAACTTTTGAGGAAAACGGTATCGTACACCAAATTGATGATGGCACAGGAATTTCAAAATATGCCCTTTGCCAAAATGGTTGCAATTGCGAAATAGAACAGGATTTGCACCTCCATTTTCATTGCTCAAACTGCAACAAAACGGTTTGTTTAACGGAGCACAAAATCCCTCATATCAATTTACCGGAAGGATATTTGGCAGAGGATGTAAACCTCGTTGTTAAAGGAATATGCGAAAAATGTAGTGGCCAATAA
- a CDS encoding P-II family nitrogen regulator, which produces MKEIKAYVKPNRIQKVIEALADSGFQSMTLSQAEGTGAFKAKGAKPSLDFHVTDSPVVKLELVCQNEEAQDAIDLIIANGKTNEQGDGIIYVIDIENAFQIKTGESLKKQQR; this is translated from the coding sequence ATGAAAGAGATAAAAGCTTATGTTAAGCCGAACAGAATTCAGAAAGTTATTGAAGCCCTTGCTGATAGTGGCTTTCAAAGTATGACATTATCACAGGCAGAAGGCACTGGTGCATTTAAGGCAAAAGGGGCAAAACCTTCGCTCGATTTTCACGTAACCGACAGCCCTGTGGTAAAATTGGAGTTGGTCTGTCAAAATGAAGAGGCGCAAGATGCCATAGACTTAATCATTGCCAATGGCAAAACCAACGAACAGGGCGATGGTATTATCTATGTAATAGATATTGAGAATGCCTTTCAAATAAAAACGGGAGAATCCCTTAAAAAACAACAGCGTTAA
- a CDS encoding efflux RND transporter periplasmic adaptor subunit has protein sequence MKHIKIFSSIMAILLLMACNNKPDSESGHSDEQTAELSDGEETGHKEEEGVVEITQAQAETVGLEMKPLEQKNLGNTIKVTGQLELFPQDRANISPFVGGNVRSINVIEGDKVNRGQVLAYLEHPDIITMQQEFQEKNDELVFLEQDFERKKILYEKGVSSGKEFQLAQSKFRSTMSSVNGLRSKLKLLGINTGKVLEGQIYSAVPITSPISGFVDEVMVSLGDYVAPQTKMFTVSDNTEIHADFKVYEKDIHKVKEGQEIYFTVASKPDELLKAKIHAIGKTFETDPKALHVHADVHNEDKELLPGMYVEGRIAQDEKMVYAVPEEAIIKDGEQSFIFILDEDGEKEKNKMKFKMIPISTGITDLGFVEINLPADMPKEAKVVTKGAYTLSSEMVKGELEHDH, from the coding sequence ATGAAACACATAAAAATTTTCAGTTCAATAATGGCCATACTCTTATTGATGGCTTGCAATAATAAACCCGATAGCGAATCGGGTCACAGCGATGAACAAACCGCTGAACTTTCCGATGGCGAAGAAACAGGACACAAAGAGGAAGAAGGTGTAGTGGAAATTACCCAAGCACAAGCGGAAACGGTTGGACTCGAAATGAAACCTTTGGAACAAAAAAACTTGGGCAACACCATAAAAGTTACAGGACAGTTGGAGTTGTTTCCACAGGATAGAGCGAACATCAGTCCTTTTGTTGGTGGTAATGTCCGTTCCATCAATGTCATTGAGGGCGACAAAGTGAACAGAGGTCAGGTATTGGCTTATTTGGAGCATCCAGATATTATTACAATGCAACAGGAATTTCAGGAAAAGAACGATGAACTGGTCTTTTTGGAACAGGATTTTGAGCGTAAAAAAATCCTTTACGAGAAGGGTGTCTCATCAGGAAAGGAATTTCAACTGGCACAGTCCAAATTTCGTTCTACTATGTCCAGTGTCAATGGATTGCGTTCAAAATTGAAACTTTTGGGTATTAATACGGGCAAGGTTTTGGAAGGTCAAATATATTCGGCAGTACCTATTACGTCACCAATTAGTGGTTTTGTAGATGAAGTGATGGTCAGCCTTGGCGATTATGTCGCACCACAGACTAAAATGTTCACGGTGAGCGACAATACAGAAATCCACGCCGACTTTAAGGTTTATGAAAAGGACATTCATAAAGTCAAGGAAGGACAGGAAATATATTTTACAGTGGCATCCAAACCAGATGAACTTTTAAAGGCAAAAATACACGCCATTGGTAAAACTTTTGAAACAGACCCAAAAGCATTGCACGTCCACGCAGACGTACACAATGAGGATAAAGAACTGCTTCCCGGAATGTATGTGGAAGGTAGGATTGCACAGGATGAAAAAATGGTCTATGCAGTACCCGAAGAAGCTATCATCAAGGACGGCGAACAATCTTTTATTTTTATTTTGGATGAAGATGGCGAAAAAGAAAAGAACAAAATGAAGTTTAAAATGATTCCAATAAGCACAGGAATTACAGATTTGGGTTTTGTTGAAATAAATCTACCAGCCGATATGCCAAAAGAAGCTAAAGTGGTTACCAAGGGAGCATACACGCTATCGTCCGAAATGGTAAAAGGCGAACTGGAACACGACCATTAA
- a CDS encoding PepSY domain-containing protein: MVNRKTAIKIRKTHRYLGLFLGIQFLFWTISGMYFSWTNIDDIHGDQFRNLDYVPKAFDNLISPSEIDNNQSIRTVEIRDINNEPYYWINNHKLYSAKTGEAKKDISEEEALSVAKNYMKEGLKVANIEKITKVDDYHEYREKLLPAYVISYDTNEALKAYVSVTDGKFQTVRHRAWRWFDFLWMTHTMDYDTRDNFNTIVLRAFSLLGLITVLSGFLLWYTSSPTIRKVKKKISK; this comes from the coding sequence ATGGTCAACAGAAAAACAGCAATCAAAATACGAAAGACCCACAGATATTTAGGGCTCTTTTTAGGGATTCAATTCCTGTTCTGGACCATCAGCGGAATGTATTTTAGTTGGACGAACATAGACGACATTCACGGCGACCAATTTCGCAATTTAGATTATGTGCCAAAAGCCTTTGACAATCTAATAAGTCCTTCAGAAATCGATAATAATCAAAGCATTAGGACTGTTGAGATTCGCGACATAAATAACGAGCCTTACTATTGGATTAACAATCATAAATTGTACAGTGCAAAAACTGGAGAAGCAAAAAAAGATATTTCGGAAGAAGAAGCCCTGTCTGTAGCCAAAAACTATATGAAAGAAGGTTTAAAAGTGGCAAACATTGAAAAAATAACAAAAGTGGACGACTATCACGAATATCGGGAAAAGCTATTGCCAGCCTATGTTATTTCGTATGATACCAATGAAGCACTCAAAGCTTATGTTTCGGTAACAGACGGAAAATTCCAGACCGTAAGGCATCGAGCGTGGCGTTGGTTCGACTTTTTATGGATGACCCACACAATGGACTATGACACGCGCGACAACTTCAATACCATCGTATTAAGGGCGTTTTCGCTTTTGGGATTGATTACAGTGTTAAGCGGATTCTTGCTGTGGTACACTTCCTCGCCAACAATTAGAAAAGTAAAAAAGAAAATAAGTAAATAA